ccactgattccccagcactgtacagagaactcattcacatcagtccctgccccattggagtttacagtctaaattcctaacacagacacagacagacatacagactagggtcaatttgatagcagccaattaacctactagtatgtttttggaatgtgggaggaaaccggagcacccggaggaaacccatgcaaacacgggaagaacatacaaactcctcacagataaggccatggtcgggaattgaagtcatgaccccagtgctgtattggcagaaatgctaaccattaggccactgtgctgccatgtaCCCTAAGGGCTTGGCACACTTATACAGGAATCCCCCAGTGCTGTACAGCTCATTTGATGTCTGTGGCCTATTGATTTCTATAGCCCCCATTCATTTCATAGTGGTCTCTACATGTAGTGCAGTGTGCGTCATTCATTGGGCTATAGGAATGGAATAGAAATCAATGGGAAATATTCAGCCAAATGATGATTAAATGACTGGTGTAAATTAGCtttatatagtgtgtacatacTCTTACATATTTGCTGCCATGTTTAGGTATTAAAtgatactattttattatttttaaatacattgcttACTTAACTAGTTAGAACTTATAATTACTCTATAAATTGGGTAGGATACATAATTGAGATACTGGAAATGTCAGCACTTAACCTTCCGACATAAAAATGTCAGCAatctaaatgccgacacttccataATGCTgacagtgtgattggcgacatgcaCAATATTGCCAGTCAGAATGCCTACATTAAAATACCAATGCCGTTGTGGCTTTTAATATTGGCATTATGATTGGCGACATTGTGCAGGTCCGCAATAACACTGTAGAGATTGTCAACCTGTCAGCATAACGGAAGTGtaggcatttagcctgccaacattttaaatgctGACATTTCCAGTGTCATAATTATGACCGCCACCATGTAAATTTACATCATGCATCTTAGgcgtttttttacatttgttcctCTCAGGGAATGGGGTGAGTTACTTCAATAATATGCAAAACGTATTTCTCTACATCTGACTTTCACTTTTTTAATTATCTGTACTTTTATTTACCAGGACTAAATGCTGAAATTGCTACAACTGCAGAGGACTTAGAATCAACATCGAACACTGTTTTTGATCCAGTGACCACTCATTTGGAATCATCAAAACCTCCAACAACTAAAGAAAGTGCGAGCACTGTTACTCCGTCTGTTGCAGTGACGACAACATTTATGTCGCATAATAAAACAGAACTTTCAAATCAAACCACAATATCAGACATCGATGGTACCACTGTAGTAACAACTGCCAAAATCTCTCCTACCACTGTGAAAATTGAAACAACCTCAAATTCCACAACTGTAAACAACCTTACAAACGCAACAAATTCCACCAGTTTACCAACTAAAACAAGCCTCCCAGGAACAAGTATTGAAGCTACTATACCTGCAGTGGTGAGTGCTGAAGCCCCCACCACAAATTTAAATGAGCATTCAAGTGGACCAGTAGAATCCCGCACAGATACAATGACAACAAGCAAACAGATAGTCACAGTAACCACACCTATTGGATCAAGTACAAGCGAAAGTACAAAGACTAGTAGTGGGGATGTTATCTCATCTTCTAAGCCAAGCACACAAGGAACTACACAATTGCTTATTACACTGTCTACTCCAGTAGAAAGTGGCACAACTACTGGTGGTACAGAATCAACAGTTCCTGTAAGCAAAAGTCAGGAGTCACCACAAAAAGAAACAGCCGTAAATACTGCATCAACAGAAAGTAGTACAGGGCTTCAAAAGGCACTAAGTACAGGTGAGTGTTTTGTGATACAAGACAGGAATGTTGCAATTGTAATTCCATGTTTTACTTCACTCAGAGGCGAGATGGGAAGGGAGACAGAGGCCAATCTCTTCTTGTCAGTCAGGGCAGACCCAACTCTGTGACTGGTGAATAGCAGCGGCCATTCACTATAGTGTTGGGAGTTCCTGACTCACTGATTGTTGAAAGGTTGGGAAGTCATCTACTGGGTATGATGGTTTCCTGGCACATCCAAGCTGTCTCCACTGTGCAAAGAACCAGTGTGGCTCAGCTGAAAGTGTAAGTAGACTATTTGGAACTATATTTTGTTACCCCCATAGTTCCTATCTGAAGTTTCAGTCTGTCAACAATACAGACTTGGTGCACTCTACATATTTGACTGAGTCTACATTGTAAGATCATTAAAAATGTaggggatttgcattacataaCCATCAGAGAACTAGGATCTGCATTGTAAACCTACCAGGTATTTAGGGTCTTGCATTGTAAAGCCATATGTAGTGGTTACCAGTATGCACTGCATTTTGTTTAATGGTAACTAGTATCCACTGTGTTTTGTAAAGCGGCCACTAGAATGCTCATTGTGTCACAAAGATAGTCTCTTTATTGTTAATCTGTTACTAAAAGGATATCTATCTTGTATATAGGTGATTAGATTCTTTCTGTACTTTATATCAATCACAAAGTGCCGCTCCATATTACATATCATTCATTATAATtgtctctgtattgtgtatcAGTCGCTGAAttcctctctgtattgtgtatcaGTCACTAAAATGCCCTTTGTATTCCATAGTGGTCACTACAAtgatctgtgtattgtatagatttcactaaaatgttctttatattgcacatatgtcactagaatgctctctgtgttctaTAGAGGTCACTATAATTCGATTAAGCTGTATAATGTCTCATTATAGCTTTTTGAAATAAGAATTTCCATATATTTATATGGCTGTGTAAAACCATGGCCACAAACCCCAAGTTTCATTGTTTTTGTTGCTAGAAGAGATTGGTCcattactttgtttgcccttaGGCCAAAGGATGCCAGCCttcctctttatttttaatatgtttatggGTACAATGAATTATAATGGACaattacattttgtcatttttgtgGCATGTTTTTGATATGGGTGAGATTTAGCTGATGCTTATGATGTATAAGAGAAAAGCTTGCCAAgtttggacagtgttattaactGAAGATTTTCTTAAATGATCAAACTTGGTTTAATGGATATCAATCTTATGTATTCAGTTTTAAACCTTTTTCTAAACAATTACTGTTTTTATAACTATAGACATAGGCCTCAATTTACCAAAACATGGCTTTTAACAGTGATAGAAAATGTTCTCTCACCTCCATTCATCAATAGAAATTTTCCCGGGCAGTTGAGTGATATATAGCTCCCTGGAGATATTGGTTAGAAGTGGTAAGGCTGAACTTACTGCTTCGCCACTAGCTTGTCAAGTCATACATGTGCAGTGAAACTAGAGGCTCAAACTTGAGCTTCCAATTCCACttgtcataaaaaataaaaatagttaaaaatatatttaaaagaataaataaaacattgaaagaaaaatcatatatttaaaacaagaaaaagtgCTTTatctaaataataaagcattttatctTATGCAcagtatctcatacttgccaactctcccgaaattcggttcagtctcccgggctcgttggcatttctcccgcatcctgaatttcacagagaatcgcgtcaaatgacgtgaTTCTTGGTGATTgatgccattttggagggcgggagggggcgggacgagtccaatcgcgtcattttggccccgccaccgcgacgtaaattacgttttcgtggggggcgggaccaaaatgacacgtttggcctcgtcccgccccctcccgccctccagtcacgccccctctcccggaaacttgtttccgagagttggcaagtatgcagtatctGCAAACACTATCCTGGGATGGCGATTCTAATAGGAGCACAGCAGCTTTCACCGGCTTTAAATGCTTCATAAGTAAGGAGAAGCCCTATCTCAGCTTTCGCTGAAGAAATGGGTTTTAGAAGTTTATAGCATTGAGTAAGCATTGTTAACGCTGTGTATTTTAGGATCTAGAGAGCCCAGCCACATATGTATTGCACAGAGAATATCATCACCACTCTTTTACAGACAAGGCTCATGCTTAATGTTTACTAACCATCATCTTTCAAAACAGATACCTCAGATTAGGACACTTGCCAATGATAATAAAGCTATTACAGTATATCGTTCAACTTTCAACCATTCCCTATTGTTGTATTAAACAAACACTGAGGGTTTCCATTGCTATGTTTATATTCATCTCTTTTGATGATCCCCCTACAATTTAAATGAGCATTTATATACTGATATatggaaacaaaaaataaatcccCTAAAATGGGAAGAAGCAGAGATGTTTGAACTGTGCCCTTATTATTCAGTTCTAAGTCTgtcatgggaaaaaaatatgcttttatttGAAAAACCACACTATGTAGTCTGAGAAACATATCAGATGTTGAAAATGTATATCTACAGTAACCTAAAATAAAGTTGCTGTGTTTTTTATCAGGCAATTTCTTGGCACAAACTTAGATCATCTGTTCCAGATCCTCAGAGTTATCAGATAAGAGAGAGGTTACTGATAAAGGGGAAACCAACAAATGACCAGTGGGTCACATGTTATAACACCATTAGCACAGTTTATCTATTTTGCTTTTCTACAGTATTTCCCACAGAAGAGCATTGATGACTTACTAAGCTAAACTTCTATTACAGTACAGTGAAATGTGCAATACAGTCTATAGCTGGGTTCGACAACCACCGCCATGTCTGGCAGGCGGACCACTTCTGGCTGACACGCCGGAGCTCCGCATCTGCTTTACTAAAGCAACCAAAGATGGCTGAAATGGAACTGCTGTGCGTTTCAGTAATCTTCAGTTGCTTTAGTGAACGAATGGTGTGCATGCTGAGTCTCCAGAGGGTAAGTCTGAGGCTTAATATGAACTGGATGCACATCTATCCTGCATAATgtaaattgggggcacaacttggtggcttaatatgaactgggggcacaactgtgtgcATAATATAAACTTGCAGCACAACTATATGGCAAAAcacaaatgtttatttgctggttCCACAGCTTTTAATATTAGCAtgattaaatatacatatttatatctatatctatctattgtaAAGCAtgacagaatctgctggcgccatataaatcAATGTAGATgatgacacatatatatatatatatatatatatatatatatatatatatacacacacaagttcacccgtgcatgatactcatgcattctagtcaaatcaagctacttaaggtcttaaaaaggttcttgtcatgcatttgggcctagcccaggcctcctcaggggaagagcgttacttcccgacgcaagcgccctttttaatgtgtgttcatgaggtaaaattacctcacgaaaatgagtttgagccctcaactcgtaaatttagcctttactacccctcccacggggggaaggggggatgatgaaagttaactgacttcactattctattttttttttgtcaaataatgtcagtataccaaatttcaggtcaattggatgagccctttctaagaaaatagttttttacacacacacacacacacacacacacactaacacacgccgctaggcttttacttttatatattagatactgctaagaatttagtaggtcagtgtataactccgcccagcaggtggcgctgcagcttgtttttgttttttcacacacagactaacacacgccgctaggcttttatattatagatatatgtatacatatgtgtgtgtgtgtgtgcgtatatatatatatatatatatatatatatatatatatatacacacacacacacacacacacacacaatactgtgcaaaagattTAGACAGATGTGGAAAAATGTTTCAAAGTATggatgctttcaaaaatagaagtgttaatagccatactttgccttcaaaacagcatcagttCTTCCAGGTACATttgcacacagtttttaaaggaactaaccacagatctcaTGTGGatataggcttgctcaaatccttctgtctcttcatgtaatcccgaACAGACcagatgatgttgagatcagggctcagTGGGGGTCATACCATCACTTCCAGGGACTTtttacgctgaagatagttcttaatgacattggctgtatgtttgggggtGTTATCCTGCTGCAAAATAAATTTGAAGCCAATCAGACACCTCCATGATGGTTTTGCATGATGAATAAGTACCTGTCTGTATTTCTcaacattgaggacaccattaatcctgaccaaatcccaaactccatttgctgaaatgcagcctaaaacttgcaaggaacctccaccatgcttcactgttgctgtagaactgtctgagtttAAATCAATAGAagaggctggagaactgtgagaacatgtctttactgtgtgctatatactgagaactgaagatggctgtCAGGTATTTCCTGTCAACCACCACTTCCTGAacggcaagtggatggcagtggtgtcacttccaccaaacacacatagcatacatctacagtTGCCTGCAGACACTAATTACTGTGCCGCTCTCCAGCCCTTAGAGCCAACTGCCTTCTGTTATacccaaatattttcattttttccagagcacctgctgccattttctGCTCTCCAGTCCCTATGTTTTCATGCCTTGTTTACACATCGAGGTATGGCTTTTTGGCCACAATTCTTCCATGAAAatcacttctggccagacttgtTTGAACAGTAGATGAGTGTAGCTGGGTCCCACAGTTTTTTCCAGTTCTTAGCTGATGGCAATGCTGGACATTCTCAGATTTCTAAGCgaagtaagcatgatgtgtctttcatctgatACACTAGGTTTCCTTGGCCAACCACTGCATCTACGGTCCTCAGCATTGCCTGTTTCGTTGTGCTTCTTCAAAAtagcttgaacagcacatcttgaaaccccagtctgctttgaaatctttgcctgggagagaccttgctgatgcagtatagCCACCTACCTGTAACATGAAACttcttccacaacctcacctttgtagccgagtttggctgttcctcaccaAGTTTTAAACCTCCTACACATCTGTTTCTGgttcagttaatgactgtgtttcaacctacatatgaaaatgatgatcattatcacctgtttgtaATGAGTGGTTAaccatacacctgactataatcctacaaaattcTGACTTGGTGCAAGTGTACCTAgcagaattgatgctgttttgaaggcaaagggtgctTACTCCAAAAACGTATTTGATTTTGATTTCTCTTCAGTTtattcacatatacacacacacatatataaacatatcacacacacacacacacacattggttaaagtggaaattcagaagtggcagtatggaaaatgtaagtgaatggaatatatatgtatatatttattatacttgccaactttttcacaAATCTCCCTGGGAGGGGGCTCCAACATGGGGGCTTGGCCACGCTAATCCTCAGTTCAAAGATAATCAACCCAAAAAAGTAAGATCCCCTTCTCAAGGATCCAGTgtaggggcggattgggaacttaaagtggccctggaaaaaattctgaaagtggcctcatacAAAAGTAGGTAGAGTCAACTCACCATTAGCCCTTGCCACATTGGTTTTAGGTGAGGCAAATGCAAAACACAATGGTAGGCAGAGTCCGCCTGTAACAGTTGGCTGAGCTAACACACAAGTAGACATAGCATTGCACTGGTAGGTGGAGCAAACACAAGTAGGCAAAGTCAGCACACTAGTGGTTGAGTGTGAgtggagcagcttaatccagcagcagaGAGTTCCCATTGttagcattaatttaatagtaggatTAGGAAGGATTGATATATCTCAAAACCCTTATCAGGTGCTGGCCAGCCTACCACTAAAAGTGGATTTGGGATCTATGCTGGGTATCTTCCCGCTGACTGTCAATCATATTTGCTGGAGCCTTTTGAATACTTTACATCGGGATCCGATATCCATGAATTCACAAAGTGAAGCTAAGTATATATGCATGTACTTTCCTAGTGCCTACGAAATCTAGCTCTATTGGGCACTGTTATAGATCACGAGCAATGTGATTATCGATACTAGATTTGGAAATACTATCACCGGTAACGTCTAAAATCACAACACTAACTTGATTTTCTGATGTTTGATTGCTCCCTATGGGGGATGCTTTAATTGCATATCGTACCAAGCCATCTCTTTGTCCGGCTAACTACCAATAACCAGCTGGACTTATGTGAGGAAAAGATAACATCTAAACGGTGATTCCCAATTTGGAAAATTGATACAAGTGGCTCTTTTTGTCCTTTGTTTTAACTCCAAGATCATCAAAATCTTTTTTATCCTAAAAACCCGCGGGTTGGATCCCCTGAACGGCATTGCCAGGTATATCTTATGGTATTAGATATTATTCTATTGTGGCCAAGTATCCTGATTATGCAATAgattaggtctgtttattatgCAATTGTCCAATACCAATGTTACTTATGTTATAAGCTTTTGAATATTATTGCTTATCCTGTTTTATATgttgttatttaataaattgtcaaCTTTTAAGTACCTGGTACATTGCGCTCCTCCTTTTGtggtttaatttaatagtagttggGTCTGCCACCGATTCAAATGTCTCCCTAAccgtataatttaaaaaaataaataaaaaaacccacAATGCCTTTGCCTACCTCTATGCAAAACCTTAGGGTGTCCAAACCATGGTGGTGTGTGCCATTACCCCCAAGAAGAGATTCCACCCAATGCCCTCTAttcctcccaatgccctctgtatctCTACTTAGGTTTAAGAGtgggatttcaaagataaaaagcgcatttttaaataaaactgtgattacttgtaaacacactagcatgaataatgaaaatatttttttcaccgAATTAAACGTAAATGTTCCCCATGGATGCACCATACAAAATGTAAtgcaaggtttatactgttctgcatgGTAATTTGGTCAGTATTAGTGATACatgtacaatacaaagagcaccctagtgaccgtcatacaatacagacagcatcctagtgaccgtcatacaatatagagagtatcCTTGTGCCCGTCATACAATAGATCCTATTGACCGCCATACAATGCACAGAGCATTCTTGTGTCcaccatgcaatacagagagcattcccataactgacatacaatacagagagcattcctatgactgctatacaatacagagagcattcctatgaccgcaaTACAGAGAGGATCTTAGTGACCTCATACAGTAAAAAGAGCATTTTTTTGACTGCCACAGAATACCACCTCATCATACATCCCCAGTGTCTGTACCTGTATAACTGTGCCCAGTGTATGTACCAGTCTATGCATGCCCAGTGTATGTACCAGTGTAAGTGTGCCCAGTGTACGTGTGCCCAATGTCTGTGTACCCGGtatgtgtaccagtgtatgtgtgcc
The Mixophyes fleayi isolate aMixFle1 chromosome 1, aMixFle1.hap1, whole genome shotgun sequence DNA segment above includes these coding regions:
- the PARM1 gene encoding prostate androgen-regulated mucin-like protein 1, with the translated sequence MGLKQQRIQSPVVAMICRTTIVCLLLLSGLNAEIATTAEDLESTSNTVFDPVTTHLESSKPPTTKESASTVTPSVAVTTTFMSHNKTELSNQTTISDIDGTTVVTTAKISPTTVKIETTSNSTTVNNLTNATNSTSLPTKTSLPGTSIEATIPAVVSAEAPTTNLNEHSSGPVESRTDTMTTSKQIVTVTTPIGSSTSESTKTSSGDVISSSKPSTQGTTQLLITLSTPVESGTTTGGTESTVPVSKSQESPQKETAVNTASTESSTGLQKALSTGSVAAITVIVIVLVLLIFGGAAFWKIRHSSYGRLLEDQDYGSLGNYNNPLYDDS